One Lysobacter enzymogenes DNA segment encodes these proteins:
- a CDS encoding DUF3297 family protein, whose protein sequence is MTDTPPDRLSNDPRSPFYAPSVLERGIGIRFNGVERSNVEEYCISEGWVRLPVGKSLDRRGNPMTMKHKGAVEAYYLTEAPDAE, encoded by the coding sequence ATGACCGATACCCCGCCCGACCGCCTCTCCAACGACCCGCGCAGCCCGTTCTACGCCCCTTCCGTGCTTGAGCGCGGCATCGGCATCCGCTTCAACGGCGTGGAGCGCAGCAACGTCGAGGAGTACTGCATCAGCGAAGGCTGGGTGCGCTTGCCGGTCGGCAAGTCGCTCGACCGCCGCGGCAACCCGATGACGATGAAGCACAAGGGCGCGGTCGAGGCGTATTACCTCACCGAAGCGCCCGACGCCGAATAA
- a CDS encoding SIMPL domain-containing protein (The SIMPL domain is named for its presence in mouse protein SIMPL (signalling molecule that associates with mouse pelle-like kinase). Bacterial member BP26, from Brucella, was shown to assemble into a channel-like structure, while YggE from E. coli has been associated with resistance to oxidative stress.), which yields MKMAAAWILALGLALPAAAAAQDIETGGRLRVAGFGRVAWQPDLYELAFAAVGDGADANAARERFEPAQAALRRALDAHAGALAGRAQDPPRLQSRGTQAAPQWRFSSRFAVRVRGEAALVRLQQALAEAGVAEFELRPFSERLPEYTEQAQRLALRDAQRRALAIAQELGWRLRGARAVKFLDERPWWSPQTPTARQHGARAYDYAAEAPAQTGEVTAQAEVEFEYSR from the coding sequence ATGAAGATGGCGGCGGCCTGGATCCTGGCGCTGGGGCTGGCGCTGCCGGCCGCGGCGGCGGCGCAGGACATCGAGACCGGCGGGCGTTTGCGCGTGGCCGGATTCGGCCGCGTGGCCTGGCAGCCGGACCTGTACGAACTGGCGTTCGCCGCGGTCGGCGACGGCGCCGACGCGAACGCCGCGCGCGAACGATTCGAGCCGGCGCAGGCGGCGCTGCGGCGGGCGCTCGACGCCCACGCCGGCGCCCTGGCCGGGCGCGCGCAGGACCCGCCTCGGCTGCAGTCGCGCGGGACCCAGGCGGCGCCGCAATGGCGCTTCTCCAGCCGTTTCGCCGTGCGCGTGCGCGGCGAGGCCGCGCTGGTCCGGCTGCAGCAGGCCCTGGCCGAGGCCGGCGTGGCCGAATTCGAACTGCGGCCGTTCTCCGAACGCCTGCCCGAGTACACCGAGCAAGCGCAGCGCCTGGCCCTGCGCGACGCGCAGCGCCGCGCCCTGGCGATCGCGCAGGAACTGGGCTGGCGTCTGCGCGGGGCGCGCGCGGTGAAGTTCCTCGACGAGCGTCCGTGGTGGTCGCCGCAGACGCCGACCGCGCGGCAGCACGGCGCGCGCGCGTACGACTATGCGGCCGAGGCGCCGGCGCAGACCGGCGAGGTGACGGCGCAGGCGGAGGTGGAGTTCGAGTATTCGCGCTGA
- a CDS encoding lactonase family protein — MPLRSALLAWSLLMSAAIAHAETAPVELLVGCYTGGQCQGVGRYRFDPASGRIDPRPLETIVTDNPSWLAVSADGARLFAVNENGPASPDPVGRASSFALGRGAARSRALSRANTLGDDPAHAALGRDGRYLFVSNYSGAQSPGGSLAVLPVDADGRLGAAVQVLGHRASQADRERQLGPHVHAAAQSPDGRYVFAADLGADKVYAYRYDPARSAERPLQAAATPWLELPAGSGPRHLLFSADGRHAYLTLEMSGEIVALDHDDGRLRIVQTLALDPGRRQGNAAAALHLSADGRFLYASNRGEDNHIAVYAVDPGDGRLRPLQRRASEGRGPREFALAPDGRHVVVANQHSGNLVVIARDPASGELGATVQTLPMVSPSDVKFVPGPSR; from the coding sequence ATGCCCCTGCGTTCCGCCCTGCTAGCCTGGAGCCTGCTCATGAGCGCCGCCATCGCCCACGCCGAGACCGCGCCGGTCGAATTGTTGGTGGGCTGCTACACCGGCGGGCAATGCCAAGGCGTCGGCCGCTATCGCTTCGACCCGGCCAGCGGCCGCATCGATCCGCGGCCGCTGGAAACCATCGTCACCGACAATCCTTCGTGGCTGGCCGTCTCGGCCGACGGCGCGCGCCTGTTCGCGGTCAACGAGAACGGCCCGGCCTCGCCCGATCCGGTCGGCCGCGCCAGCAGTTTCGCGCTCGGCCGCGGCGCCGCCCGCAGCCGCGCGCTGTCGCGGGCCAACACCCTCGGCGACGATCCGGCGCACGCCGCGCTCGGCCGCGACGGGCGCTACCTGTTCGTGTCGAACTACTCCGGCGCGCAGAGCCCCGGCGGCAGCCTCGCCGTGCTGCCGGTCGATGCCGACGGCCGTCTCGGCGCGGCGGTGCAGGTGCTCGGCCATCGCGCCAGCCAGGCCGATCGCGAGCGCCAACTCGGCCCGCACGTGCACGCCGCCGCGCAATCGCCCGACGGCCGTTACGTGTTCGCCGCCGACCTCGGCGCCGACAAGGTCTATGCCTATCGCTACGACCCGGCGCGCAGCGCCGAGCGGCCGTTGCAGGCCGCGGCGACGCCGTGGCTGGAGCTGCCGGCCGGCAGCGGGCCGCGCCACCTGCTGTTTTCCGCCGACGGCCGCCATGCCTATCTGACCCTGGAGATGAGCGGCGAGATCGTCGCGCTCGATCACGACGACGGCCGCCTGCGCATCGTCCAGACCCTGGCGCTGGACCCGGGCCGGCGCCAGGGCAACGCCGCCGCCGCGCTGCACCTGTCGGCCGACGGGCGATTCCTCTATGCCAGCAACCGCGGCGAGGACAACCACATCGCCGTGTACGCGGTCGATCCCGGCGACGGCCGCCTGCGTCCGCTGCAGCGCCGCGCCAGCGAAGGCCGCGGGCCGCGCGAATTCGCGCTGGCGCCGGACGGGCGCCATGTGGTGGTGGCCAACCAGCACAGCGGCAATCTGGTGGTGATCGCGCGCGATCCGGCCAGCGGCGAACTCGGCGCGACGGTGCAGACCTTGCCGATGGTGTCGCCTTCGGACGTGAAGTTCGTGCCGGGGCCTTCGCGGTAA
- a CDS encoding aldo/keto reductase translates to MEHRYLGRSGLRVPVLSFGTGTFGGHGDFFKAWGQTDVVEARRLLDIALEAGVNLFDSADIYSRGAAESILGEALQGRPRDSYLISTKATFRFGDGENEVGSSRQHLLRSVDASLKRLGTDYIDLFQLHGFDARTPIEETLSTLDDLVRAGKLRYLGVSNFSGWHLMKSLDLAERHGWSRYVAHQAYYSLIGRDYEWELMPLGLDQGVGAVVWSPLGWGRLTGKIRRGQPLPDTSRLHATADMGPPVEQEYLYRVVDALDDIAAQTGKTVPQIALNWLLQRPTVATVVIGARNEEQLRQNLGAVGWNLTPEQVATLDAASARDKAYPYWHQAGFAERNPSPV, encoded by the coding sequence ATGGAACACCGTTATCTCGGCCGCTCCGGCCTGCGCGTGCCGGTGCTCAGCTTCGGCACCGGCACCTTCGGCGGCCACGGCGATTTCTTCAAGGCCTGGGGCCAGACCGACGTGGTCGAGGCGCGCCGCCTGCTCGACATCGCGCTCGAAGCCGGCGTCAACCTGTTCGACAGCGCCGACATCTATTCGCGCGGCGCGGCCGAGTCCATCCTCGGCGAAGCGTTGCAGGGCCGCCCGCGCGACAGCTACCTGATCTCGACCAAGGCCACCTTCCGCTTCGGCGACGGCGAGAACGAGGTCGGCTCCTCGCGCCAACACCTGCTGCGCAGCGTCGACGCCTCGCTCAAGCGCCTGGGCACCGACTACATCGACCTGTTCCAACTGCACGGCTTCGATGCGCGCACGCCGATCGAAGAGACGCTGTCGACCCTCGACGATCTGGTCCGCGCCGGCAAGCTGCGCTACCTGGGCGTGTCGAATTTCTCCGGCTGGCATCTGATGAAGTCGCTGGACCTGGCCGAGCGCCACGGCTGGAGCCGCTACGTCGCCCACCAGGCCTATTACTCGTTGATCGGCCGCGACTACGAATGGGAGCTGATGCCGCTGGGCCTGGACCAGGGCGTCGGCGCCGTGGTGTGGAGCCCGCTGGGCTGGGGCCGCTTGACCGGCAAGATCCGCCGCGGCCAGCCGCTGCCGGACACCAGCCGCCTGCACGCCACCGCCGACATGGGACCGCCGGTGGAGCAGGAGTACCTGTACCGCGTGGTCGACGCGCTCGACGACATCGCCGCGCAGACCGGCAAGACCGTGCCGCAGATCGCGCTGAACTGGCTGCTGCAGCGGCCGACCGTGGCGACCGTGGTGATCGGCGCGCGCAACGAGGAACAACTGCGGCAGAACCTCGGCGCGGTCGGTTGGAATCTTACCCCCGAGCAAGTGGCTACGCTCGACGCCGCGAGCGCGCGCGATAAGGCTTATCCGTACTGGCACCAGGCCGGTTTCGCCGAGCGCAATCCCTCGCCGGTGTGA
- a CDS encoding N-acetylmuramoyl-L-alanine amidase gives MNEYSVTRRARRRPLSRALCGRILSAKPLSCLSLALSLACGFVVDAHAAERANAAPQDPALAQRLRVEESLSRIDRQLYAGYFRQAYARYPSIPAGTLEAVAYVTTRWQHLQPDGAGYGEQHQHMPRAYGVMGLYRGEGFADQVGEGARLLGVPAQRVMRDPASNILAAAALLDRELRADAVNAKSPVEATRAALERYAGFAPAGAGAAAKSAVQAHARASFAFDVLSVQDKGVNDRGIVVPERAVAWERAFDAPALLRLRAPFVRLDVAADKVEALGADGGWRIDPLDETLRAPAGSRSEAAAAEKSTDYPPALWVASPYHSTRTSYDSVTIHTMQGYYAGSISWFQNNPNSVSAHYLIRSSDGQITQMVRENRAAHHVGVHNKTTLGIEHEGFIANASWYTAAMYNASAALTRHFCATYSAIGCASAFKGPGGTGINVLPASVKVKGHQHYSSQTHTDPGQYWDWARYYNLLNPGTPGGGSVIDSFESSVGHFDSAPAYSGSTTGISAASLAERNCTTRKNGECSLRVLLKDDAASANAWAVRLLSGGGNPGSNAALTRAGGKVGVWVYTGASGLSAAVGIDDSDGTERSVARAIPVNTWTYLEWRLDDDAQWDAWVGGANGAITAATVKLDAVWLYRDQTSFDVNVYLDDVQVKN, from the coding sequence ATGAATGAATATTCCGTTACCCGGCGCGCGCGCCGGCGGCCGCTGTCGCGCGCGCTTTGCGGCCGCATCCTGTCGGCCAAGCCGCTGTCGTGCTTGTCGTTGGCCTTGTCGCTCGCCTGCGGTTTCGTCGTCGACGCGCACGCCGCCGAACGCGCGAACGCCGCGCCGCAGGATCCGGCGCTGGCCCAGCGCCTGCGCGTGGAAGAATCGCTGTCGCGCATCGACCGCCAGCTCTACGCCGGTTACTTCCGCCAGGCGTACGCGCGCTATCCGTCGATTCCGGCCGGCACATTGGAGGCGGTGGCCTACGTCACCACGCGCTGGCAGCACCTGCAGCCCGATGGCGCCGGCTACGGCGAGCAGCACCAGCACATGCCGCGCGCCTACGGCGTCATGGGCCTGTACCGCGGCGAGGGTTTCGCCGATCAGGTCGGCGAGGGCGCGCGTCTGCTCGGCGTGCCTGCGCAACGGGTGATGCGCGATCCGGCCAGCAACATCCTCGCCGCCGCGGCCTTGCTCGACCGCGAACTGCGCGCCGATGCGGTGAACGCGAAGTCGCCGGTGGAAGCCACCCGCGCCGCGCTGGAGCGCTACGCCGGCTTCGCGCCCGCCGGCGCCGGCGCCGCGGCCAAGAGCGCGGTGCAGGCGCATGCGCGCGCCAGCTTCGCCTTCGACGTGCTGTCGGTGCAGGACAAGGGCGTCAACGACCGCGGCATCGTCGTGCCCGAACGCGCGGTGGCCTGGGAACGCGCCTTCGACGCGCCGGCGCTGCTGCGCCTGCGCGCGCCGTTCGTGCGCCTCGACGTCGCCGCCGACAAGGTCGAAGCGCTCGGTGCCGACGGTGGCTGGCGCATCGATCCGCTCGACGAAACCCTGCGCGCGCCGGCCGGCTCGCGCAGCGAGGCCGCGGCGGCGGAGAAGAGCACCGACTACCCGCCGGCGCTGTGGGTGGCCTCGCCGTACCACTCCACGCGCACGTCCTACGACTCGGTCACCATCCACACGATGCAGGGCTATTACGCCGGCAGCATCTCGTGGTTCCAGAACAATCCCAACAGCGTCAGCGCGCACTACCTGATCCGCAGCTCCGACGGCCAGATCACCCAGATGGTGCGCGAGAACCGCGCGGCCCATCACGTCGGCGTGCACAACAAGACCACGCTCGGCATCGAGCACGAAGGCTTCATCGCCAACGCCAGCTGGTACACGGCGGCGATGTACAACGCCTCGGCCGCGCTGACCCGGCACTTCTGCGCGACTTACTCCGCGATCGGTTGCGCCAGCGCGTTCAAGGGCCCGGGCGGCACCGGCATCAACGTGTTGCCGGCCAGCGTCAAGGTCAAGGGCCATCAGCACTACAGCAGCCAGACCCACACCGACCCCGGCCAGTACTGGGACTGGGCGCGTTACTACAACCTGCTCAACCCGGGCACGCCCGGCGGCGGCAGCGTGATCGACAGCTTCGAAAGCTCGGTCGGCCACTTCGACAGCGCGCCGGCGTATTCGGGCAGCACCACCGGCATCTCCGCCGCGTCGCTGGCCGAGCGCAACTGCACCACGCGCAAGAACGGCGAGTGCTCGTTGCGGGTGTTGCTCAAGGACGATGCGGCCAGCGCCAACGCATGGGCGGTGCGGCTGCTGTCCGGTGGCGGCAATCCCGGCAGCAACGCCGCGCTGACCCGCGCCGGCGGCAAGGTCGGCGTCTGGGTCTACACCGGCGCCAGCGGCCTGAGCGCGGCGGTCGGCATCGACGACAGCGACGGCACCGAGCGTTCGGTCGCGCGCGCGATTCCGGTGAACACATGGACTTACCTGGAGTGGCGCCTCGACGACGATGCCCAGTGGGACGCGTGGGTCGGCGGCGCCAACGGCGCGATCACCGCGGCCACGGTCAAGCTCGACGCGGTGTGGCTGTACCGCGACCAGACCTCGTTCGACGTCAACGTGTACCTCGACGACGTGCAAGTGAAGAACTGA
- a CDS encoding SpoIID/LytB domain-containing protein, whose product MNDPHSSSPRRAPTWLAILALLLAGAVFAAQWVRERAAANAPLAASAAASSQHPLGAVSSDRLLRIRVRDSVDGGALDANVSVHPLDAGAQVRALAADPSVRGARSAALAAGEYELRIGAAGHQRLSTRVRIDAAQPLPLTMWLPPTVASDALDRLALKAAACARCAVFSGRVFDAASGEPLAGARVRSSQGRRTRSDRDGYFELPAQLPVEASAADALPATLDLTVESPGHRGRVFAGLPLLNDARALIVDLEPGQGLTRSDRRHVQQRARASADLQRPMPAADAAQARADADAAARPLDPTRPATVARAQALAAQSANVPVPASIRVGTNCSGRSCSSVSVYAFEDYVGRGLDEEWIASWNPQSLAAGAVAYRSYAAYYVAHPINGRYDICASTSCQAFDGDSVSATVAAAAATRGVVLTRDGASAAFSEYSSENNAWDDPSDGLSCVNTDLSCGNGRNGSPRNGWPCLSDEVGRGRGCFGHGRGMSQWGTQRWAANNGRDWRWIANHYFNGNNAPAGQRNAYLANDGAGPGPGAVVLDDFETGVGRFDSAPTYSGSTVGISAASLAQRDCATRRNGACSLRVLLKDDPGVASAWSVRLLSGGGTPANNVELIRAGGKVGLWIYTGGSGLRAALSVDDSDGTERSVERAIPANQWTYLEWTLADDAHWNAWAGASNGRIDAAGVRLDAVWLLREQTSFDVNLYLDDVQIVH is encoded by the coding sequence ATGAACGATCCGCACTCATCGTCGCCGCGCCGCGCGCCCACTTGGCTGGCGATCCTCGCGCTGCTGCTCGCCGGCGCTGTCTTCGCCGCCCAATGGGTGCGCGAACGCGCCGCCGCGAACGCGCCGCTCGCCGCATCCGCGGCGGCGTCTTCGCAGCATCCGCTCGGCGCCGTTTCCAGCGACCGCCTGTTGCGCATCCGCGTGCGCGACAGCGTCGACGGCGGCGCGCTCGACGCCAACGTCAGCGTCCATCCGCTCGATGCCGGCGCGCAGGTGCGCGCGCTCGCCGCCGATCCGTCCGTGCGCGGCGCGCGCAGCGCCGCCCTGGCCGCCGGCGAATACGAACTGCGCATCGGCGCCGCCGGTCACCAGCGCCTGAGCACGCGCGTACGCATCGATGCCGCGCAACCCTTGCCGTTGACGATGTGGCTGCCGCCGACGGTGGCGTCCGACGCGCTCGACCGCCTCGCGCTGAAGGCCGCGGCCTGCGCGCGCTGCGCTGTGTTCAGTGGCCGCGTCTTCGACGCCGCCAGCGGCGAGCCGCTGGCCGGCGCGCGCGTGCGCAGCAGCCAGGGCCGCCGCACCCGCAGCGACCGCGACGGTTATTTCGAACTGCCCGCGCAGCTGCCCGTCGAAGCGTCCGCCGCCGATGCGCTGCCGGCCACGCTCGATCTCACCGTCGAATCGCCCGGCCATCGCGGCCGCGTATTCGCCGGCCTGCCGCTGCTCAACGACGCGCGCGCGCTGATCGTCGATCTCGAACCCGGCCAGGGCCTGACCCGCAGCGACCGCCGCCACGTGCAGCAGCGCGCCCGCGCCAGCGCCGACCTGCAGCGGCCGATGCCGGCCGCCGACGCCGCGCAGGCGCGCGCCGATGCGGACGCCGCCGCGCGCCCGCTCGACCCGACGCGCCCGGCGACGGTCGCGCGCGCGCAAGCCCTGGCCGCGCAATCGGCCAACGTGCCGGTGCCGGCCAGCATCCGCGTCGGCACCAATTGTTCCGGGCGCTCGTGCAGTTCGGTGTCGGTGTACGCGTTCGAGGACTACGTCGGCCGCGGCCTCGACGAAGAATGGATCGCGTCGTGGAACCCGCAATCGCTCGCCGCCGGCGCGGTCGCCTATCGCAGCTACGCCGCGTATTACGTCGCGCATCCGATCAACGGCCGCTACGACATCTGCGCCAGCACCTCGTGCCAGGCCTTCGACGGCGACAGCGTATCGGCCACCGTCGCCGCCGCCGCGGCCACCCGCGGCGTGGTCCTGACCCGCGACGGCGCCAGCGCCGCCTTCAGCGAGTATTCCTCGGAAAACAACGCCTGGGACGATCCGTCCGACGGCCTGTCCTGCGTCAACACCGACCTGAGCTGCGGCAACGGCCGCAACGGTTCGCCGCGCAACGGCTGGCCGTGCCTGTCCGACGAAGTCGGGCGCGGCCGCGGCTGCTTCGGCCACGGCCGCGGCATGAGCCAGTGGGGCACCCAGCGCTGGGCCGCGAACAACGGCCGCGACTGGCGCTGGATCGCCAACCACTACTTCAACGGCAACAACGCGCCCGCCGGCCAGCGCAACGCCTACCTCGCCAACGACGGCGCCGGCCCGGGCCCGGGCGCGGTGGTGCTGGACGATTTCGAAACCGGCGTCGGCCGCTTCGACAGCGCGCCGACCTATTCGGGCAGCACGGTCGGAATCTCCGCCGCCTCGCTGGCGCAGCGCGACTGCGCCACCCGCCGCAACGGCGCGTGTTCGCTGCGGGTGTTGCTCAAGGACGATCCCGGCGTCGCCAGCGCGTGGTCGGTACGGCTGCTGTCCGGCGGCGGCACCCCGGCCAACAACGTCGAGCTGATCCGCGCCGGCGGCAAGGTCGGCCTGTGGATCTATACCGGCGGCAGCGGCCTGCGCGCCGCGCTGAGCGTCGACGACAGCGACGGCACCGAGCGCAGCGTCGAACGCGCGATCCCGGCCAACCAATGGACGTACCTGGAATGGACGCTCGCCGACGACGCGCACTGGAACGCCTGGGCCGGCGCCAGCAACGGCCGCATCGACGCCGCCGGCGTGCGCCTGGACGCGGTCTGGCTGCTGCGCGAACAGACCAGTTTCGACGTCAACCTCTATCTCGACGATGTGCAGATCGTCCATTGA
- a CDS encoding M23 family metallopeptidase, protein MNVRANRFRTRSALALLAFASLFGTAAQAAPTFQMPFPCGQVWEGQTRTNHNPQNSVDFNRANDEGDTVVAAAAGTVSVVRNLGSTSYGKYVVIDHGGGWSTLYAHLNSYSVSVGQNVAIGKSIGTVGSTGGSTGPHLHFEQRLNGAAQKIKFNGAQIAYWGSASYTSRNSCGGGGGAAGTVNTSGTPLNVRSGPGTSYSIVGSLADGAQVTIQCQTTGTSVSGTYGTSNIWNRIGSGRFIPDAYTYTGSDGRVAPNC, encoded by the coding sequence GTGAACGTCCGAGCCAACCGTTTCCGCACCCGCAGCGCGCTGGCGCTGCTGGCCTTCGCCTCGCTGTTCGGCACCGCCGCGCAGGCCGCGCCGACCTTCCAGATGCCGTTCCCTTGCGGCCAGGTCTGGGAGGGGCAGACCCGCACCAACCACAATCCGCAGAACTCGGTCGACTTCAACCGCGCCAACGACGAGGGCGACACCGTCGTCGCCGCTGCGGCCGGCACCGTCAGCGTGGTGCGCAACCTCGGCAGCACCAGCTACGGCAAGTACGTGGTGATCGACCACGGCGGCGGTTGGAGCACGCTGTACGCGCACTTGAACTCGTACTCGGTCTCGGTCGGCCAGAACGTGGCGATCGGCAAGTCCATCGGCACCGTCGGCAGCACCGGCGGCTCGACCGGCCCGCACCTGCACTTCGAACAACGCCTCAACGGCGCGGCGCAGAAGATCAAGTTCAACGGCGCGCAGATCGCCTACTGGGGCAGCGCCAGCTACACCAGCCGCAACTCCTGCGGCGGTGGCGGCGGCGCGGCCGGCACGGTCAACACCAGCGGCACCCCGCTGAACGTGCGTTCGGGTCCGGGCACGTCGTACTCGATCGTCGGCAGCCTCGCCGACGGCGCGCAGGTGACGATCCAGTGCCAGACCACCGGCACCTCGGTCAGCGGCACCTACGGCACCAGCAATATCTGGAACCGGATCGGCAGCGGTCGCTTCATCCCCGACGCCTACACCTACACCGGCTCGGACGGACGGGTGGCGCCGAACTGTTGA
- a CDS encoding HEAT repeat domain-containing protein, with the protein MNLKQALPIAVVSAAIGAVAGGAYVRHRDRVEPAPALAAAPADAAAAPARDDASVEGGGEAGSPYPRYLALGNGAPASFEALRKRAASDPAFLQDLLQRFRNDPQPDARGELLALLQAVGGEDVLRYALSLAASTRGQDERAGLDLLGGYSLERAEVREALLAKLRAGGDAQREVELIRLLTPAAVADEDAALVAAQLATLARDPDPEVRAEAVFQLAQWADPVQAEDALHRALLDPAAAVRSKAINAVAGSHARSERLKDALLAIAADPASAPGDRGAAALALQDFRLSRAEYALWKRAQARADAESGEGG; encoded by the coding sequence ATGAACCTCAAGCAGGCCTTGCCGATCGCCGTGGTCTCCGCCGCGATCGGCGCCGTCGCCGGCGGCGCCTACGTGCGCCACCGCGACCGCGTCGAGCCCGCGCCGGCGCTCGCCGCCGCGCCCGCGGACGCCGCCGCCGCGCCCGCGCGCGACGATGCCAGCGTCGAGGGCGGCGGCGAGGCCGGCTCGCCGTACCCGCGCTACCTCGCCCTCGGCAACGGCGCTCCGGCCAGCTTCGAAGCGCTGCGCAAGCGCGCGGCGTCCGATCCGGCGTTCCTGCAGGACCTGCTGCAGCGCTTCCGCAACGACCCCCAGCCCGACGCGCGCGGCGAACTGCTGGCGCTGCTGCAGGCGGTGGGCGGCGAGGACGTGCTGCGCTACGCGCTGTCGCTGGCCGCCAGCACCCGCGGCCAGGACGAGCGCGCCGGGCTCGACCTGCTCGGCGGCTACTCGCTGGAGCGCGCCGAGGTGCGCGAGGCGTTGCTGGCGAAACTGCGCGCCGGCGGCGATGCGCAGCGCGAAGTCGAGCTGATCCGCCTGTTGACCCCGGCCGCGGTCGCCGACGAGGACGCAGCGCTGGTGGCCGCGCAGCTGGCGACGCTGGCGCGCGACCCCGATCCGGAGGTGCGCGCCGAGGCGGTGTTCCAACTGGCGCAGTGGGCCGATCCCGTCCAGGCCGAAGACGCGCTGCACCGCGCCCTGCTCGACCCGGCCGCGGCGGTGCGCAGCAAGGCGATCAACGCCGTGGCCGGCTCGCACGCGCGCAGCGAGCGGCTCAAGGACGCGCTGCTGGCGATCGCCGCCGACCCGGCCAGCGCGCCGGGCGACCGCGGCGCGGCCGCGCTGGCGCTGCAGGACTTCCGCCTCAGCCGCGCCGAGTACGCCCTGTGGAAGCGCGCCCAGGCCCGCGCCGACGCCGAGAGCGGCGAGGGCGGCTGA
- a CDS encoding cold-shock protein codes for MADRETGTVKWFNDAKGFGFISRESGDDVFVHFRAILGNGFKSLQEGQKVSFIVTQGQKGLQADQVQPL; via the coding sequence ATGGCTGATCGCGAGACCGGCACTGTCAAGTGGTTCAACGATGCTAAGGGCTTCGGCTTCATCTCCCGCGAGAGCGGCGACGATGTGTTCGTGCACTTCCGCGCCATCCTCGGCAATGGCTTCAAGAGCCTGCAGGAAGGCCAGAAGGTGTCCTTCATCGTGACCCAGGGCCAGAAGGGCCTGCAGGCCGATCAGGTGCAGCCGCTCTAA
- a CDS encoding DUF6630 family protein: MPDNESDYEDDGHDFAGDDGEDLDDEALVWQLLLLINPGDEDTALQQFARYREAREDSGDEDEPVDTVREAIDWTSGFYVDWKDTPSFVDVIDQLAARWNLRIDWGVEDPSDEDFLDGVDVPELMAIAYDRLREHGYTLWNYDTGGDAYAGWIALRRDDENMKAVARGLGIDVQPANEAF; the protein is encoded by the coding sequence CTGCCCGATAACGAGTCCGACTACGAAGACGACGGCCACGACTTCGCCGGCGACGACGGCGAGGACCTCGACGACGAGGCCCTGGTCTGGCAGTTGCTGCTGCTGATCAACCCCGGCGACGAAGACACCGCGCTGCAGCAGTTCGCCCGCTACCGCGAGGCGCGCGAGGACAGCGGCGACGAGGACGAGCCGGTCGACACCGTGCGCGAGGCGATCGACTGGACCTCGGGCTTCTACGTCGACTGGAAGGACACGCCGAGCTTCGTCGATGTGATCGACCAGCTCGCCGCGCGCTGGAACCTGCGCATCGACTGGGGCGTGGAAGACCCGTCCGACGAGGACTTCCTCGACGGCGTCGACGTCCCCGAGCTGATGGCCATCGCCTACGACCGCCTGCGCGAGCACGGCTACACGCTGTGGAACTACGACACCGGCGGCGACGCGTACGCGGGCTGGATCGCATTGCGGCGCGACGACGAGAACATGAAGGCGGTGGCGAGGGGGCTGGGGATCGACGTGCAGCCGGCCAACGAGGCGTTCTGA